A segment of the Gossypium hirsutum isolate 1008001.06 chromosome D10, Gossypium_hirsutum_v2.1, whole genome shotgun sequence genome:
GGTACTTATATTTTTtccattacttttttttttctttccattacTTGAGTTCTTCATAGTCTATTCGACAATCTAACTTATGAAAGCTTTAAATGGGAGACCATGAATTTTGAGTCTAACTCGTTTGCTCAATTAGCTGTTTGTAGCAGTTCGTGCTTAATCTTTTCGTCAGGGTTTCCCTTAATCGTTTATGTTACATAATTTGGAAATATGTTGTCAACTTTCAAGGCTTTAACATCTAAGAAGCTTTGATAGAATAGTTTAACCTATGGTTATCGGACTATTCAGTTTTCCTACACCATCCATATTTGGATATAGATGTGAGGTATGATCCTTCGAATATATGAAAAAGCTTAGAAAATTTTGGTGAACTTGTGCCGGATCCCATATCCGATACTTACCTTTGAGTCTAAGTAACATAGAGTTTAAACACTTGAAATgtcttttcatctttcttattCTCATATGATTAATCAGATAGGTTGTTACTAAAAATGTAACAATTGCATCTTTTGAGTAGATACGAATGTGTGAATCTTCTTTCTTATGCAAATGTGTGAATCTTCTTTCTTACTAAAAACTTGGCACTCTCAGTCATCCGTGAATTTCTGCATCTGCCCATGTCCTCTTTAACAATTGCATTCATGGAATTTGCAGGTACCATTTCCAATGGACTCCCTATATGCTGATCCTGAACGTAAGGTAATGTGTTGCTGGTTTTACATCTTGAGTTTGAGTATTGGGTGCGCATATGTGTCTGACATAGATATGTTCAATATTTATCAagatttccatgtatttggagggtcTTTGGAGGATAATACCCTTATACCAGTGTCTAGATATGTTTCGGAGATGTGTGTAAAACACAGGACACTCATAGATATGTTTTACTTATTAATCATGCTCATTTAGTTGAATTTCCCTCTTTTTGTGATTGCAAGTGTTGAACATCTCTTCAATTTCAGGCATATGATGTTCTGGGTTTATACTATGGTCTTGGGCGCACATTTTTCAATCCGGCCAGTGTAAATTCCATTCTCAGCTATAAGGAGTTACTTTTGTTGTTCATCGAGAGACGATGTCTCATTAATTGATTCGTATAAATTTTCATATGTATGTACAGGCAAAGGTGTTCTCAAGACTTGACAAAGTGAAGAAAGCTATGGAAAACTATACCATCAAAGCAACTCCAGATGATACAAGCAGTGTCTTACAACAGGTTTGAGAATTTGCATCAACATTCTTCGTAATTGGTGTTTCAGTTAAGATTAACCAGCTGATCATTCAGGTTTGATTTGGTTCTTTTATCAGGGAGGGATGTTCGTATTCAAAGGTAAACAATTGTTGTACGCACGAAAAGACAAAGGGACCGGAGATCATGCTCCCCTAGATGATATCTTTGATGTTTGCTGCAAAACCCCTGTTGCATGAAGTGTTCCCTATGCTGTATATTCTTCGATCGTTCTAGGCAAGCCGGCTTCTGATATCGGTATATGCTGCAAATTCTGGGTTATCGTTCCGAACACATCTTATTTGTAATCCAGGCTGCAAAATATTGCCTTCAATAATGTTGGAAATCCTACCTGGGATAGTTTGATATATGCAGTTTCTCATGTAAAGCATGTTATGATAGGAGAAAGAAAATCTATGAAAACCTTGATCAAAAGAAAGTTCAATTTATGCTATCAAGTGATAAAGTTTAGGGGCTGAAACATATTAATTTGTTTTCATAAGGTTTTGCATATGAACTTAGAAACAAGTATGTTTAATTTATCACGCACAAATGTTATATTTGGGCTTTTCTCATATATGTGTGAGTTTAAGTTTCACCATATAAATTACGCACTAGTAATTGAGCTTGTAaaatcctttaaaaaaaattaagggtcaattaaattacaaaataataagttaaaatatatagTTAGTCTTTgtaatttgaaaaaatttaagatttaatttatgtatttaaagagataaatattaatttttttatttatttaaaaattttagtctaGTCAATTTGAAGTTTGGATTAGACTAGTATGattgaaaaaaatcaaacatgATAAATTGACAAGTTTTGACAAAAAGTACGAACAATGATAATGATTGAACTAAGatttttatattgaaaaattaggaggattgaattttaacttttaaagatAAGGATTAAATCTCCAATTCTATACAAGTGCAGGGACCAACAGCATATAATAACAACAATGCAATTTCAGATAAGGCTTATGAGTTATGGGCCAGGCTAGGTCTATTTTAGGGCCATTTATGCTTTGGCAAACCAGCACTATGATTTAGGCCGTTGATTAAGTTTTCAGTTGGGCTTCCCGTAAGATTTCAAGAGATGAGATGAGAAGAATCCTTGATTTTTGGATCTGAATtgcattataattttttaatggtTGCGTTATGTGGAAAGAAAAAAGGTGTTGAAGATAAACTCTTATATATGTTAAAAAACAAAGATAAAAGGCCTATATGCATATAAGCTAACAAGCTAAGAAGCTCTAATTTTGCCGGCCAATTTGCTTTGAGCAAGCATATGCGTTAAGGCATATTCTTCATCTAGAtttatgaaataaacaagaaaagCAAAGCCTTGTCGTATCCGACATTCTGCCTCACCAACAATCTTTTATAAATgaaacattcttaatataatcaAAGAAGAATATGAACACGACCTAAAATGCATGAACCAAAGGTTGTTCTAGTCACCGGTTGTGCAAAAGGTGGCATCGGATATGAGTATTGCCGGGCATTTGCTGAGCAGGATTGCCGGGTCATTGCCTCCGATATCCCTCGACGcaaggatgacatgctagattTCGGTTCTGATAAAATCGAAATGGAAGAGCTTGATGTTTCATCAGACGAGAGCGTATCATCAGTTGTGAACGGCATTATATCCAAGTACGGTCACATTGATGTGCTTGTAAATAATGCTGGTATAGGAAGCACCGGACCGTTAGCCGAGCTTCCGTTAGATGCAATCAGGAAAGCTTGGGAAATCAATGCATTGGGGCAGCTAAGAATGGTGCAACAAGTTGTGCCTCACATGGCGTCGAGGCGTCGGGGAGTTATAGTTAATGTAGGGAGCATCGTTGGGAAGGTGCCGACACCATGGGCAGGGTCATATTGTTCTAGCAAGGCTACAGTCCATGCCATGACCAACACTTTGCGAGTTGAATTAAGGCCCTTTGGCATCGATACGGTGCTTGTGATGCCTGGTTCTGTGAGGTCGAATTTCGGAAACTCTAGCCTCGAGAGGCTGGGAAACCATGATTGGAAACTTTATAAGGAATTCAAGGAGGCGATTGCTGAGCGGGCCAGGGCTTCGCAAGGTTCAAAGGCAACGGATGCAACTATGTTCGCTAGGCATGTGGTGAAGAAGGTTTTGAGTCCTAAACCACCAAAGCAGATAGTGTTCGGTCACATGACTGGCTTGTTTGCTGTTCTTTCATTGTCCCCGCTTTGGGTTAGAGATATGTTTTTTCGAACTCGTTTCAATTTAAATAAGAAAGTGTAATTAATTATAATTGCTTGAACATAAATATCGGATACAAATATATgtctgatatatatatttttaagaaaaaatatccaacacaaatacttaaaaaaaatgtaCTAATGAAgttaatgataaattaattacTGGTATTGCTATGTTTATGAATCACTGGTATctatgaaattgcataaaaatgtACAGACTTTCCTTTTAATAGTGAAATTAAGGAATTGCAAATTTTGATattcaattttaacaaaattattctCAAGTACCCTAAGTAATAtaacttatatatgtatatacttaaTGGAATTTCATTTCAACCTTTTAAAGGTTCTACGGGCACGCCATTGAAACGCCTCTCATGGTTTCTTTGCAAACTGATGGGAGATTTAAACACCTCATTTGCTATTTATATCAATATATTTATCTTCTTAATCTAGTTCATGAATATGCCATAATCTACTTGTTTATGGTATAAACAAGACAAGCGTCACATCTCAACAAAatcttatataattttttaaaattttgttacataAAAATTTCACCGACATTATAGGTGTGTCATAATTTAATATCTATCTATATTTGTATTAACTACTTCATTACATTAGTGTCACGAGTTAACATAATTCAATTGAGATATTAGTAAACACACTTTTTTCTATATTTAAATTAACCCATATATCAATGTCACGGGTCACCGGACAACAACTAAGTTGAGATATTAGTAAAATGTctttttatatacaaaataacaaatattaatataaggacgtttagggtttagaatttttttatcttttcatttttaataaaaataatatcataacGGGATTTGAACTTAGGACACATATATATCAAACTTTTAATTTGTCATTTCAATCAAAgcatcatttgattttttaataaatatatttgtgaCATAAACATACCTGATGTGAGTAAAAATTATTATGTAAAAAGTTTAtagaaaaataaactttaattgaaatgtgaaattttgaaTCTCGTCctgattaaaataaatttatattaaaatttattagatatttaattaattttaaattaaaatagtgtCTGGTAATAAAAAACTTAATAGTGTGTATGTATATAATCACTGACTGCTGCCCATTACTTGAAAACCATTTGTGAATTTTGCTAATATATGGACAGAATCAATGTTGTATGAAATGAGGCACTTGGTCAAATAAAAGTCAATGTGGGTATAAGTAGGCTGTTATATTGGATGTTGCATGATTAAAAATACCCAACTTACACGCTATGAAAACACATTCACTTTTATTagctcttaaaattttttttggaagGATGGATCAATTTTGGTTTGATTAAAGtgaatattctttttaaaatttggaaTTAATTATGAtcaataaaccaaataaataagaTGATTTTGAATTTCAATCTATTCAATTAAAAGTTTGGTAATATAATGAATATTTTTTAGAGGGAAATTTATTAATTCTcatataattttaagaaaaaaaaaacaaacatccGTTGTACACATTGAAGGATAAGCTCCATTAACACAACAAAAGTTTCAGCTtcagcatcaatagaacattatggcGCGTTTGACAATTGACTCTGTCACAACTCAAGCATAACATATCAGGAGTGATTGCAAACACATAATACAATTAGAAAACCATCCCCGAATGGTCTAAAGCGGGGGCATAAATCGACAAAAGAATCGAGCATCCACCAAACTAGAGAAGACGATGACAAAACCAACACTAAAATtacttgcaaaagcaagactacatGCATAAGCAAGAGTAAAAAGAGTACTACAAGAgtagacaaaaacttctaaaagtgaaacttattaaacaataaaaaacaaacaaaaaaatataaaacttaacaaCACGAGTCCAAACCGACtcatgaaataatttattattctaaaatactctcaaaacagaAACAGATTAAGAAATCAACGAAAAATTACCCACTTTCTAAAAACAGTCGGTGGTGTTTTAATGATGATAGACTCCGTCATCTGTTTATTATAACTTGTGAAAtactcaaaaaataaatttgtaaactAAAAAGAGAGAAGATATTTGgagtgaatgaaaaaaaaaagagaaagagggTTGATAAACAGGAGAAAAAAGTGGGTGGTAGCTAGGCTCGAGGCTAACACCGccaatagacaaaaaaaaaaagaaaaggaaaagacaaTCAAACCACTTAGAGAGAAAAAGTTTtaggtttttgaaaaagtttataatgaatatttttttaatttaattataatagtatatctattattttaaaataataaaatgtaatatttaaaagaGTCGTAACTCAATCCGAAAATTTCAAAGCGGCGGCTAGATGAAGGACATCTTGAACATGAGGGTTGGATTGGTTTTTCCTTTTTCCTCCATAGGACAAACAAATAATTTGGATAAGAAgagaaattgtttttaatttttgggatTTCCGTAACCTTTTCATATCTcatttatataaaaagaaatgtagatgaaaatggaaatgtgtggtagaaacaattatttttctctttatattcaatatattattatataaaaataaaagctaaTGGGTGCAGGCGGACGCTTCTGTCCCCTTAATTCGTTATTAGACTTTTTTACaatattctataaaaaaaatagtaaatagattatcttctaaaattttataatataattatcttTTATTGTTAtgcccaaaataaaataattagcttATCTGCTGTTTGGTAAATACATAAAAAACCTGTCATTTATTAGTTCTCTATTTCTATCTCCAATCAGTATAGTCAAATGCGGCCCTATTTTAAAACTTTGGTGCcttatgcatgtatatatatatctccaTTTGCAGCAGACCTCACCATTACTTACACTTCTTCCCTCTCTTTCTCtatttttgttcttcttttggcTACTATTGATCTAAACAGGAGCTTATATTAGAGCTTTTTAATTCCATTTTTCTATAGCTCAAAGAGGCCAAAAATGGGGTTATTGTCACGGAAAGCCACTTGTAACACTCATGGGCAAGATTCTTCTTACTTTCTAGGATGGCAGGAATATGAGAAAAACCCCTACAATGAAGTCAACAACCCTAATGGTATTATCCAGATGGGTCTTGCAGAAAATCAGGTAAcgagattttctttttcttttctttttttaaactgAGTTTGATATCTCAAATCTTAATGGATTCTTTTTTG
Coding sequences within it:
- the LOC107916015 gene encoding short-chain dehydrogenase ptmH is translated as MHEPKVVLVTGCAKGGIGYEYCRAFAEQDCRVIASDIPRRKDDMLDFGSDKIEMEELDVSSDESVSSVVNGIISKYGHIDVLVNNAGIGSTGPLAELPLDAIRKAWEINALGQLRMVQQVVPHMASRRRGVIVNVGSIVGKVPTPWAGSYCSSKATVHAMTNTLRVELRPFGIDTVLVMPGSVRSNFGNSSLERLGNHDWKLYKEFKEAIAERARASQGSKATDATMFARHVVKKVLSPKPPKQIVFGHMTGLFAVLSLSPLWVRDMFFRTRFNLNKKV